The genomic window ATCGCGCGTGAGCGCCGCGCCCACCGACGTACTCTGGAAGACGTGGTCAGGTCTGTCGAAGTGCACGCGCGCGGGCGCTTCACGCCCGTGAGCTCCGCGGCGGAGAACGGAGACGCCTTGTGAGCGCGCGCGAGATGCCGGCCGCCGGGCGCTGGGCCCTCTACGTCGGAATCGCAATCCTGTTCGCGATCGCCTGCGGGTTCCTGTCGAACTGGCAGTTCTCACGCAACGCCGAACGCAGCGAGCAGTTGCAGCTCGTGGCCGACAACTACGACGCCGCCCCCGTCCCGCTCGGTGAGCTCCTCGCCCCGGGGGCCGAGATGAACCCCGGCGACGAGTGGCGCCCCGTGCGCATGGAGGGGCAATACCTCGCCGACGAGCAGCTCCTCGTCCGCAACCGCGCGCACGGCGGTTCGGCGGCCTACGAGCAGCTCGTCCCCTTCCGCCTCGACGACGGCCGGACGTTCCTGGTCGATCGCGGGTGGCTGCCTCCGGGCAACCGGCAAGCGGAACCCGACGAGATCCCCGCGCCGCCCCAGGGCCAGGTGAGCGTCGAGGTGCGCCTCCGCCCCGAAGAGGCCGCGCCGACCTCGGGGCGGACCGCTGAGGCCGGTCAGGTCCCGACCATCAACCTCGGTCTCGTCGCGGAACAGACCGGACCCCTCGAGCAGGGTGCCTACGGTCTGCTCATGTCCGAGACGCCGGCGCCGGCGACCACGCCCAACACGGTCGACCCGCCGAGCAACGACCCCGGGCCGTACCTGTCCTACGCCGTGCAATGGATCCTGTTCGCCGTGATGGGGTTCGGCTTCATCACCTACGTCATCGTGAGCGAGCGCAAGCTCCGCCGCGAGGAAGCGGATGACGAGGACGACGATGTCCTGCCCGAACCGATCCCCGCGCCCCAGAGACTCGCGGGCGAGAAGCGCCGCGTCGATCCGGTCGCCCTTCACCGGGCGCGGAAGCGGCCGAAGGATCGCGACGCCGACGACGAGGACGCCCTGCTCGACGCGCGGTGAGCGCGGGAGGGATGCCGAGGAATCGGCGGACCCGCACAGCGATCGGTCTCGAGCCCCGCACCGAGGGCCCCACGCGCGTGACGCCGGAGCGTCTGCGCCCGCGTGATCAGACCCGCGTGATCGCGGCCCCAGACGTCCTCGACGGCACCGACCCGAGGACGACCCCGGTTACGCCAGCGTGATCAGGTCCGCGTAGTCGCGACCCCAGATATCCTCGACAGCACCCACCGCGAGGACGACCCCGGCTACGCCAGCGTGATCAGGTCGGCGTAATCGCGACCCCAGATATCCTCGACGCCGTCGGGGAGGATGAGCACGCGCTCGGGGTTGAGCGCCTCGACGGCGCCCTCGTCGTGCGAGACGAGCACGACCGCGCCCTCGTAGTGCGACAGCGCGCCGAGGATCTCCTCGCGGGACGCGGGGTCGAGGTTGTTCGTGGGCTCGTCGAGCAGCAGCATGTTCGCCGACGACACCACGAGCGTCGCGAGCGACAGACGCGTCTTCTCACCGCCCGAGAGCACGCCCGCGGGCTTGAGTACGTCGTCGCCGACGAACAAGAACGATCCCAGCACCTTGCGGGCCTCGGTCGCGGTGATGTGCGGCGCCGACGACATCATGTTCTCGAGCACCGAGCGGTTCACGTCGAGGTTCTCGTGCTCCTGCGCGTAGTACCCGATCTTCAGGCCGTGGCCCGGCTCGAGCTGTCCGGTGTCGGGCTGGTCGACGCCGGCGAGGATGCGCAGCAGCGTCGTCTTTCCGGCACCGTTCAAACCCAGGATGACGACGCGCGAGCCGCGGTCGATCGCGAGGTCGACGTCGGTGAAGATCTCCAGCGAGCCGTACGATTTCGACAGCCCGGATGCCATGAGGGGCGTCTTGCCGCAGGGCGCGGGCTTGGGGAACCGGAGCTTGGCGACGCGCTCCTCGGCACGAACCTCGTCGAGGCCCGAGAGCATCTTCTCGGCGCGGGCGACCATCTGGTGCGCGGCCGCGGCCTTCGAGGCCTTCGCGCCGAAGCGCGCGGCCTGCAGCTGCAGCGCCGTGGCCTTCTTCTCGACGTTGACGCGCTCCTTCTTACGGCGCTCCTCGTCGGCCACCCGCTGGCGCAGGTAGTTCTTCCAGTTCATGTTGTAGACGTCGATGACCTGGCGATTGGCATCCAGGTAGAAGACCCGGTTGACCGTCTCGCCGACGAGCTCGACATCGTGCGAGATCACGATGAGCCCGCCCTTGTAGCCCTTCAGAAACTCGCGCAGCCACACGACGCTGTCGGCGTCGAGGTGGTTGGTCGGCTCGTCGAGGATCATCGTCTGCGCGTCCGAGAAGAGGATGCGCGCGAGCTCGATGCGGCGGCGCTGACCACCCGAGAGGGTCTTGAGCGGCTGATCGAGGATGCGGTCGGGAAGAGAGAGGTTGTGGGCGATGGATGCCGCTTCGGCCTCTGCCGCGTATCCGCCGGCCGACTCGAATTCCTCGGTGAGGCGGCCGTACTTCTTCATCGCCTTCGCAGCGACCGCGGGGTCGTCGTCGCCCATCGCCATCGACGCTTCGTGCATGCCGAGGGCGAGCGAGCCGAGCCCGCGCGCGTCGAGGATGCGCGTGCGCGCGAGCATCTCGGGGTCGCCCGAGCGGGGGTCCTGCGGCAGGTAGCCGAGCTCGCCGACGCGGTCGACGCCGCCGTTCGAGGGGAGCAGATCACCGGCGAGCACCTTGGTGAGGGTGGTCTTTCCGGCTCCGTTGCGCCCGACGAGGCCGATCTTGTCGCCGTCGGAGACGCGGAACGCCACGTCTGACATGAGCACGCGGGCACCCACGCGGATCTCGAGGTCGTGCACGGCGAGCACAGCGAACGTCCGTTCTTCGGGGATGGGGAAGTAGGCCGACATGGCCAGCCACCCAGTATAAGACGCGCCCCTGCATGCCCGCCGACAGCGTGGATTTCCCGCGGGCCCGAGGACCCGCCGCGGCCGGGCATGCCGAGCGGCCGATCCCGGATGCCGTTACCTCGACGCCGAGACGATCGCCTGGATTCGCGGCATCCCGGTTTGCGTTCCCACCCGAGCCCTGAACTAAACTAAGCCTATCCTTACCTAACACGCAGGAGGCTCTTCGTGTCCCGATTCCGCGCACTGGCGGCACTCGCCGTCGGTACCGCCCTCGTCCTCACCGGCTGCGCCGGTACCTCAGCCGCCCCCGGGGCGCAGGAAGGGTCGTCGACGTCGGCAACGGGGTCCTTCCCCGTCACGATCGACCACGCCTTCGGCGAGACCACGATCGAGGCGCAGCCGAAGCGCGTCGTCACGGTCAGCTGGGGCAACCAAGAGGCCGCGCTCGCGCTCGGCGTCGTGCCCGTCGCCATGCCGAAGGTCACCTGGGGCGACGAAGACGGCGACGGCATGCTCCCCTGGGTCAAAGACAAGCTCGACGAGCTCGGCGCCCAGACGCCCACGCTGATGGACGAGACCAACGGTTTCGACTACGAGGCGATCGCCGACGCGAAGCCCGACGTCATCCTGGGCGCCTACTCGGGTATGACGCAGGAGCAGTACGACACGCTCAGCAAGATCGCCCCCGTCGTCGCCTTCCCCGAGATCGCCTGGGGTACCACGTGGCAGCAGATGACGCTGACGGATGCCAAGGCCCTCGGCCTCGAAGATCAGGCGCAGCAGCTGGTCTCCGACCTCGAGAAGCACGTGACCGACGAGTCCGCCACCTACCCGGCTCTGGCGGGAAAGAAGGCGCTGTTCACCTACATCGACCCGACGGACCTCAGCACCGTCGGCTACTACTCGACCAAGGACCCGCGCGCAACGTACCTCGACGAGCTCGGCCTGGTGCCTTCGTCGGCCGTCGAGGCCTCCAGCGCCACCGGTGACACCTTCTGGTTCACCGAGAGCACAGAGAAGATCGAGAACTTCTCGGACGTCCAGGTCCTCACCGGCTACGGCACCGACGCGACTCTCGCGCAGCTGCAGGCCGACCCGCTGTGGTCGCGCATCCCCGCGATCGCGAACGGTGCGGTGGCGTTCCTGCCCGACAACACCACCATGGCCGCGGCCGGCAACCCCAGCCCGCTGTCGATCGGCACGTCCTACGGCGACGACTACATCGCGCTGGTCGGCAAGGCCGCCGAGAAGGCCGCGTCCTGATGCGGGCGCGTCCGGCGCGGGCCGTCCCGACGCCGCAGGTTTCGGTGCGGTCCGTCCGGACGCCGCTCGTCACGATGCACGCCCCTCGACCGTCGGCGCGATGACCGCTCTCGCACCGGCTCCGACCGCCCCCGGCGTCGCCCGCCCGCGTCGCTGGGGGCGGCGACGCGTCGTCGGCGTCACGGCCCTCGTCGCCGTGCTCGTCGTCGCCGTGGTGCTGTCCGTGACCTTCGGCGCCCGCGACGTCACCGCCGCGGACGTGTGGGCGGGGCTCACCGGCTCCACCGACACGACGTCGGCTGCCGCCGTCGCCAAGCGCATCCCCCGAACGATCCTCGCGGTCCTGGTGGGCGCGGCCCTGGCCGTGTCGGGCGCCGTGCTGCAGGGGGCGACGCGGAACCCGCTCGCCGACCCGCAGATCCTCGGGATCAACGGCGGAGCGGGACTCGCGATCGTCACGGGTATCGCCTTCTTCGGTCTGAGCTCGCCGTCGATGTACATCTGGACGGGCATGCTGGGCGCGGCAGCCGCGGCCGTCCTCGTCTACACGATCGGCTCACTCGGCCGCGGCGGGGCGACACCCCTGCGCCTGGCCCTCGCCGGCGCGGTGACCGCTGTCGCGTTCAGCTCGCTGACGAGCGCGATCCTGCTCCCCCGGACCGACGTGATGAACGTCTTCCGTTTCTGGCAGATCGGCGGCGTCGGCGGAGCCACGGTCGAGACCATCGGCCAGGTGCTCCCCTTCCTGCTCGCCGGCCTGATCATCTGCCTCGCAAGCGCCCCGGCGCTGAACACCCTCGCGCTCGGCGACGAACTCGCCGCGGGCCTGGGCGCCCGCGTGCGCACCGCGCGTCTGGTCGCGACCCTCGGAGCGGTCGTGCTCTGCGGGGCCGCGACCGCCGTCGCCGGCCCGATCGGCTTCGTGGGCCTCATCGTGCCCCACATGCTCCGCCTGGTCGTCGGCGTCGACCACCGGTGGCTCCTCCCCGTCTCGGCCCTCGGCGGTGCGACCCTGCTGACCCTCGCCGACGTCGTCGGTCGCGTCGTGGCCCGTCCCGAAGAGATCGAGGTCGGCATCGTCACCGCTCTCATCGGCGCACCGTTCTTCATCGCCCTCGTCCGCCGTCAGAAGATGAGGGCCCTGTGACCACGCACCTCTCCCCCCGGGTCGCCGCGCCCGGACCGGCCCCGGACGCCCTGGCATCCGTCATCGCCGGACGCCGCCGTCGCCGCCGTCGCTGGACCCTCGTCACCGCGACCCTGGTAGCGGCCGTCGTCGTCGCGTTCACCCTCTCGCTCATGTTGGGCCAGACGCTCTACTCGCCCGCCGAAGTGTGGGGCGTCCTCACCGGGCAGCGCGTCGCCGGAGCCTCGTTCACTGTCGGCGAGCTGCGCCTGCCCCGCGCGATGACGGCCCTGCTGACGGGGCTCTGCTTCGGCATGGGCGGTGTCGTCTTCCAGACCATGCTGCGCAACGCCCTCGCCAGCCCCGACGTGATCGGCATCAACACCGGCGCGAGTGCGGCGGCCGTCATCGGCATCGTCGTGCTCGGCTGGGGCGAGACCGCCGTCTCGTTCCTCGCGATGGCGGCGGCTCTGGCTGCGGCGCTCGCCATCTACCTGCTCTCGTATCGCAACGGCAGCTCGGGCGCGCGACTCGTCCTCGTGGGCATCGGTGTCGCCGCGATGTGTCAGGCGGTCGTCTCGTATGTCGTCGCGCGCGCCGCGCAGTACGACCTCCCCGCCGCGATGCGCTGGATCACCGGCAACCTGAACGACGCCACGTGGGACCGAGCGATGCCGGTCCTCTTCGCGGTCGTCGCGCTGGGTCCGGTGCTGCTGGTTCTGGCCGGGCGCCTTGAGATCCTCCGCATGGGAGACGACACCGCAGCCGCCATCGGTCTGCCCGTCGAACGCAGCCGCCTGCTGCTGATCGTGGCGGCCGTCGGCCTCCTCGCCTTCGGGACGGCGGCCGCCGGGCCCATCGCGTTCGTCTCGTTCCTCGCCGGCCCCATCGCGGTGCGCCTGCTCGGCCCGGTCGGCTCGCCGATCCTGCCCGCCGGCCTCGTCGGAGCCCTGCTCGTGCTGGTCGCCGACTTCGCCGCGCAGTACGCCTTCGGCACCCGCCTGCCGGTCGGCGTCATCACCGGCGTGCTGGGCGCGCCGTACCTCATCTTCCTGCTCGTCCGCAGCAGCCGATCCGAAGGGACATCGCTATGAGCGCCGACCGCCCCCCGGTCCACCCCGTCCCCCACCATCGAGGAGCCACCCGATGACCATCGAGCGCACCCTGACCGCCGAGAGCGTCACGCTCGGCTACGGCGATCGGACGATCGTCGGCTCCCTGGACCTCGCCCTGCCGCCGGGGCGTGTGACCGCCATCGTCGGCGCGAACGCCTGCGGCAAGTCGACGCTGCTGAAGGCGATGGCCCGTCTGCTGACACCCTCGGCGGGGCAGGTCCTGCTCGACGGCAAGTCGATCCATCGCCTGCCGACCAAGCAGGTCGCCCGCGTTCTCGGGCTGCTTCCGCAGTCGCCGATCGCCCCCGACGGCATCGCCGTCAGCGACCTCGTCAGCCGGGGCCGTCACCCGCACCAGGGCGCCCTCTCGCGCTGGACGAGCGTCGATGACGCAGCGGTCGCCCGCGCCCTCGAGGCCACCGACGTCACGCACCTCGCCGACCGTCCCGTCGACGAGCTCAGCGGCGGTCAACGCCAGCGCGTGTGGATCGCGATGGCCCTCGCTCAAGAGACCGACGTGCTCCTGCTCGACGAGCCGACGACCTTCCTCGACATCAGCCATCAGATCGACGTCCTCGACCTGCTCACCGACCTCAATCGCGACCGCGGCACCACCGTGGCCATGGTGTTGCACGACCTCAACCTCGCCGCCCGCTACGCCGACCACCTCGTGGCCATGGCCGAGGGCGAGGTGATCGCGGCCGGCGACCCCTCCGACGTGCTCACCGAAGAGACCGTGCGCCGCGTGTTCGGCCTCGACAGTCGCGTCGTGCCCGATCCCCTGACCGGGCGGCCGATGGTAATCCCGATCGGCCGCCACCACACCGTGGCCGAGCCCGAACAGGCCCAGGCGCAGACGGCCTGAGAGGTCACCAGAATCACGGAAGCCCCGGCCTCGGCCGGGGCTTCCGTCGTCGTCATGCCGGGCGTCTACGCCGTGCGCTCGACTTGCCCGGCGCGCCAGTAGCCCATGAACGCGACACGACCGCGGTCGACGCCGCACCCCGAGACGAGCATGCGCCGCAGGAGCTTCACGGTCGACGACTCCCCCGCGATCCACGCGTAGAACTCGCCCTCGGCGTCGGCGGGGCTGTCCCACAGCAGGTCGACATCGAGGTCGATCTCTTCGAGAACCTGCGGACGGGGCGCGGCCGCGCGCTCCAGAATGTCACCGGATGCCGCGGCCCAGGCCTCCATCGCTTCGATCAGCGCCTCGCCGTGCGGGCGTTCGCCGCGCGGGAGCCAGTGGACGCGCGCGTCTGCGCTGCGCACGGGGAGGGCGTCGTCGACATCGGGCACTTCGATGAACGCGTCGACGTCGAGACCGGGCTCGAGCCCCTCGAGCACGGCGCAGATCGCAGGAGCGGCGGTCTCGTCACCGGCGAGCAGAATGCGCCGCGCCGTGCCGGGGTGGAAGTCGATCCCCTGCGCCGAGTCGGCGCTGCGCGCGTCGGGGCCGACAACCACCAGGTGGTCCCCCGCCGTCGCCGCTTCGGCCCAGGACCCGGCCGGACCGGCGTCGTGGTGCACGACGAAGTCGATGTCGAGTTCGAGGGCCTCGGGGTCGATGCGGCGCACGGTGTACGTGCGGAAGGGCATGCGCTCCTCGTCGGGCAGGTCGCGCCAGCGCGTGTACCACTCGCCGTTGGCGATGGCCTCGGGGTCGTCCTGTCCGATGTCGCAGACGGTGCCGTCGCGGCCGGGCAGCACAAGCTTGACGCGCTGGTCACGGCGGTCGGTGCCGAACACGTCGAAGTCGGGTGAGGTGAACGTCACGCGCACGAAGTGCGGCGAGAGACGTCGCGCGGTCTTCACCACGGCGACGTACGGGCGGTAGGCGGGACGCGTGGCAGTGATCACGAGATAAGGATATCCTTACCTTGCTTCCGGATGCCACGCCGCTGCCTCGACGGCGAGCTACCCGAGCCGGCTACGCGCGATCGACGAGCTTCCCGATCCTCTCGATCGCCTCGCGCAGCACCTCGGGAGCGCAGCCCACGTTGATGCGCACGTGGCCGATCCCCTCGACCCCGAACAGCGGGCCGTGGTGCAGGGCGACCTGCGCCTCGCGCCGGATGAACGGGGCGGGGTTGTCGCCCCAGCCGTACGCCGAGACGTCGACCCACGCGAGAAACCCCGCCTCGGGGATCCGATACCGCGCGAGCGGCAGATGCTCGGCGAGCAGATCGGCGAGCAGACGACGGTTGTCGTCCAGGGCCACGAGCAGAGAGGCCAGCCATTCGTCGCTCTCGGCCGAGAACGCAGCCCGGTTCGCCATGACGCCGAACAACCCGGCCCGCCACTCGACCTCCCACGGCAGCGCCCGCACGACCGCCGCGGTCTCCTCCCAGCCGGTCACGATGACGGCGCACTTCAATCCGGCGAGGTTGTAGGTCTTGCTCGCGCTCGTCACGATGTACCCGACCGCGGCCGCCTCGTCACCGGCATCCAGGAAGGGAGTGAAGACCGCGGGGGCGTGCGTGAGCGGCGCGTGGATCTCGTCGCTGACCACGCTGGCGCCGTACCGCTTCGCGAGACGCGCGAGAGAGGCGAGGGAGTCCCGGGAGTGGACGGTCCCGGTGGGGTTGTGCGGGTTGCACAGCAGCACGGCGCGCGCTCCGCCCGCCAGGGCCGCCTCGATGCCCTCGAGGTCGAGATGCCAGCGCT from Microbacterium testaceum includes these protein-coding regions:
- a CDS encoding ABC transporter ATP-binding protein codes for the protein MTIERTLTAESVTLGYGDRTIVGSLDLALPPGRVTAIVGANACGKSTLLKAMARLLTPSAGQVLLDGKSIHRLPTKQVARVLGLLPQSPIAPDGIAVSDLVSRGRHPHQGALSRWTSVDDAAVARALEATDVTHLADRPVDELSGGQRQRVWIAMALAQETDVLLLDEPTTFLDISHQIDVLDLLTDLNRDRGTTVAMVLHDLNLAARYADHLVAMAEGEVIAAGDPSDVLTEETVRRVFGLDSRVVPDPLTGRPMVIPIGRHHTVAEPEQAQAQTA
- a CDS encoding SURF1 family cytochrome oxidase biogenesis protein gives rise to the protein MPAAGRWALYVGIAILFAIACGFLSNWQFSRNAERSEQLQLVADNYDAAPVPLGELLAPGAEMNPGDEWRPVRMEGQYLADEQLLVRNRAHGGSAAYEQLVPFRLDDGRTFLVDRGWLPPGNRQAEPDEIPAPPQGQVSVEVRLRPEEAAPTSGRTAEAGQVPTINLGLVAEQTGPLEQGAYGLLMSETPAPATTPNTVDPPSNDPGPYLSYAVQWILFAVMGFGFITYVIVSERKLRREEADDEDDDVLPEPIPAPQRLAGEKRRVDPVALHRARKRPKDRDADDEDALLDAR
- a CDS encoding ABC-F family ATP-binding cassette domain-containing protein, with amino-acid sequence MLAVHDLEIRVGARVLMSDVAFRVSDGDKIGLVGRNGAGKTTLTKVLAGDLLPSNGGVDRVGELGYLPQDPRSGDPEMLARTRILDARGLGSLALGMHEASMAMGDDDPAVAAKAMKKYGRLTEEFESAGGYAAEAEAASIAHNLSLPDRILDQPLKTLSGGQRRRIELARILFSDAQTMILDEPTNHLDADSVVWLREFLKGYKGGLIVISHDVELVGETVNRVFYLDANRQVIDVYNMNWKNYLRQRVADEERRKKERVNVEKKATALQLQAARFGAKASKAAAAHQMVARAEKMLSGLDEVRAEERVAKLRFPKPAPCGKTPLMASGLSKSYGSLEIFTDVDLAIDRGSRVVILGLNGAGKTTLLRILAGVDQPDTGQLEPGHGLKIGYYAQEHENLDVNRSVLENMMSSAPHITATEARKVLGSFLFVGDDVLKPAGVLSGGEKTRLSLATLVVSSANMLLLDEPTNNLDPASREEILGALSHYEGAVVLVSHDEGAVEALNPERVLILPDGVEDIWGRDYADLITLA
- a CDS encoding MalY/PatB family protein; this encodes MSVPPLQALPLELLRQRSSTKWRSYDDDVIPMFVAETDFPLAPAITSALHRAVEIGDTGYTPPRPGIDLDFADFAERQWGWRPDPARIRWTGDVMMGVVEVLRGVTSPGDRVIVTPPVYPPFYDTVEEAGAVVERVPLIDDGERWHLDLEGIEAALAGGARAVLLCNPHNPTGTVHSRDSLASLARLAKRYGASVVSDEIHAPLTHAPAVFTPFLDAGDEAAAVGYIVTSASKTYNLAGLKCAVIVTGWEETAAVVRALPWEVEWRAGLFGVMANRAAFSAESDEWLASLLVALDDNRRLLADLLAEHLPLARYRIPEAGFLAWVDVSAYGWGDNPAPFIRREAQVALHHGPLFGVEGIGHVRINVGCAPEVLREAIERIGKLVDRA
- a CDS encoding iron-siderophore ABC transporter substrate-binding protein; this translates as MSRFRALAALAVGTALVLTGCAGTSAAPGAQEGSSTSATGSFPVTIDHAFGETTIEAQPKRVVTVSWGNQEAALALGVVPVAMPKVTWGDEDGDGMLPWVKDKLDELGAQTPTLMDETNGFDYEAIADAKPDVILGAYSGMTQEQYDTLSKIAPVVAFPEIAWGTTWQQMTLTDAKALGLEDQAQQLVSDLEKHVTDESATYPALAGKKALFTYIDPTDLSTVGYYSTKDPRATYLDELGLVPSSAVEASSATGDTFWFTESTEKIENFSDVQVLTGYGTDATLAQLQADPLWSRIPAIANGAVAFLPDNTTMAAAGNPSPLSIGTSYGDDYIALVGKAAEKAAS
- a CDS encoding FecCD family ABC transporter permease: MTTHLSPRVAAPGPAPDALASVIAGRRRRRRRWTLVTATLVAAVVVAFTLSLMLGQTLYSPAEVWGVLTGQRVAGASFTVGELRLPRAMTALLTGLCFGMGGVVFQTMLRNALASPDVIGINTGASAAAVIGIVVLGWGETAVSFLAMAAALAAALAIYLLSYRNGSSGARLVLVGIGVAAMCQAVVSYVVARAAQYDLPAAMRWITGNLNDATWDRAMPVLFAVVALGPVLLVLAGRLEILRMGDDTAAAIGLPVERSRLLLIVAAVGLLAFGTAAAGPIAFVSFLAGPIAVRLLGPVGSPILPAGLVGALLVLVADFAAQYAFGTRLPVGVITGVLGAPYLIFLLVRSSRSEGTSL
- a CDS encoding siderophore-interacting protein, producing the protein MITATRPAYRPYVAVVKTARRLSPHFVRVTFTSPDFDVFGTDRRDQRVKLVLPGRDGTVCDIGQDDPEAIANGEWYTRWRDLPDEERMPFRTYTVRRIDPEALELDIDFVVHHDAGPAGSWAEAATAGDHLVVVGPDARSADSAQGIDFHPGTARRILLAGDETAAPAICAVLEGLEPGLDVDAFIEVPDVDDALPVRSADARVHWLPRGERPHGEALIEAMEAWAAASGDILERAAAPRPQVLEEIDLDVDLLWDSPADAEGEFYAWIAGESSTVKLLRRMLVSGCGVDRGRVAFMGYWRAGQVERTA
- a CDS encoding FecCD family ABC transporter permease, which gives rise to MTALAPAPTAPGVARPRRWGRRRVVGVTALVAVLVVAVVLSVTFGARDVTAADVWAGLTGSTDTTSAAAVAKRIPRTILAVLVGAALAVSGAVLQGATRNPLADPQILGINGGAGLAIVTGIAFFGLSSPSMYIWTGMLGAAAAAVLVYTIGSLGRGGATPLRLALAGAVTAVAFSSLTSAILLPRTDVMNVFRFWQIGGVGGATVETIGQVLPFLLAGLIICLASAPALNTLALGDELAAGLGARVRTARLVATLGAVVLCGAATAVAGPIGFVGLIVPHMLRLVVGVDHRWLLPVSALGGATLLTLADVVGRVVARPEEIEVGIVTALIGAPFFIALVRRQKMRAL